A single window of Vicia villosa cultivar HV-30 ecotype Madison, WI unplaced genomic scaffold, Vvil1.0 ctg.003522F_1_1, whole genome shotgun sequence DNA harbors:
- the LOC131641133 gene encoding aspartic proteinase 36-like isoform X2: protein MLRKKRRKLEAAREMLEDGEQNKSFKSKSRPHYNLNLLSISVSGQVLPIDSAIFATSNNRGTIIDSGTTLAYIAEEAYNPFINAITAAIPQSVRTVFSRGNQCYLVTTSLDMFPQVSLNFAGGASLVLGPQDYLIKQNYIGDGSVWCIGFQKIPGQDVTILGGRVKEAYGRGGRQLT from the exons ATGCTTAGAAAGAAACGCAGAAAATTGGAAGCAGCTAGAGAGATGTTGGAGGATGGGGAGCAGAATAAATCATTCAAAAGCAAGTCAAG GCCTCATTATAATCTAAATCTGCTGAGCATCTCTGTCAGTGGCCAAGTTTTGCCAATTGATTCTGCTATTTTTGCTACATCAAACAATAGAGGTACCATTATTGATTCTGGAACAACTTTGGCATACATTGCAGAAGAGGCTTACAATCCCTTTATCAATGCG ATTACCGCTGCTATTCCACAATCTGTGCGCACTGTTTTTTCCAGAGGAAATCAGTGTTACTTAGTTACCACCAG CCTTGACATGTTTCCTCAAGTAAGTCTGAACTTTGCCGGTGGTGCGTCTCTCGTTTTAGGACCACAGGACTACCTTATAAAGCAGAACTATATT GGAGATGGATCAGTTTGGTGTATTGGCTTTCAGAAAATCCCAGGTCAAGATGTAACAATTCTAGGAG GAAGAGTTAAAGAAGCATATGGTAGAGGAGGAAGGCAGCTCACATGA
- the LOC131641131 gene encoding phosphoglucan phosphatase LSF2, chloroplastic-like has protein sequence MGTVSNIGFSSVFRVSLNTEVVSKQRKHKSSCSFRIPLNKICCKLSESGIEESPITKKVSTKSKDMMEEYNIAMKSMMRNPYEYHHDLGMNYTVITDNLIVGSQPQKPEDVDHLKNEEGVAYILNLQQDKDAEFWGIDLQSIIKRCREVEIRHMRRPAVDFDPNSLRSALPKAVSSLEWAISEGKGKVYVHCTAGLGRAPAVAISYLFWFCDMNLNEAYDMLTSKRPCGPNKKAIRGATYDLAKNDPWKEPFESLPDHAFGDIADWERNLIQNGVRALRGT, from the exons ATGGGAACTGTTAGTAACATTGGTTTCTCTTCCGTATTCAGAGTTTCTTTGAACACAGAGGTGGTTTCAAAGCAGAGGAAACACAAATCATCATGCAGTTTTAGGATTCCTCTGAACAAAATCTGTTGTAAACTATCAGAAAGTGGGATTGAAGAGAGTCctatcaccaaaaaggtatctaCTAAATCTAAGGATATGATGGAAGAATACAATATAGCTATGAAGAGCATGATGAGGAATCCTTATGAGTATCATCATGATCTGG GTATGAATTATACAGTTATAACTGACAATTTGATTGTGGGGTCTCAACCACAGAAGCCTGAAGATGTAGATCATCTTAAGAATGAAGAAGGTGTGGCATACATTCTAAACTTGCAACAGGATAAAGATGCTGAGTTTTGGGGAATAGACTTGCAGTCGATAATAAAAAGGTGTCGCGAAGTTGAAATTCGGCACATGAGGAGACCT GCAGTAGATTTTGATCCAAACTCTTTGCGAAGTGCACTACCTAAAGCAGTTTCATCTTTGGAATGGGCGATTTCTGAGGGAAAAGGAAAAGTTTATGTGCATTGTACTGCAGGACTTGGAAGAGCTCCCGCAGTAGCAATATCTTATTTGTTCTGGTTTTGTGACATGAAT CTAAATGAAGCATATGATATGCTAACTTCAAAGAGACCTTGCGGACCGAATAAAAAAGCGATACGTGGAGCTACTTATGATCTGGCTAAGAATGATCCATGGAAGGAGCCGTTTGAGAGTCTTCCAGACCATGCTTTTGGGGATATAGCAGACTGGGAGAGGAACCTGATTCAAAATGGTGTCCGCGCTCTTCGTGGAACTTGA
- the LOC131641133 gene encoding aspartic proteinase 36-like isoform X1 — MDKENGSSQKAEDFKLKKKRKREREKNMLRKKRRKLEAAREMLEDGEQNKSFKSKSRPHYNLNLLSISVSGQVLPIDSAIFATSNNRGTIIDSGTTLAYIAEEAYNPFINAITAAIPQSVRTVFSRGNQCYLVTTSLDMFPQVSLNFAGGASLVLGPQDYLIKQNYIGDGSVWCIGFQKIPGQDVTILGGRVKEAYGRGGRQLT; from the exons ATGGATAAGGAAAATGGTTCTTCTCAGAAAGCTGAAGACTtcaaattgaagaaaaagaggaaacgAGAGCGAGAG AAAAATATGCTTAGAAAGAAACGCAGAAAATTGGAAGCAGCTAGAGAGATGTTGGAGGATGGGGAGCAGAATAAATCATTCAAAAGCAAGTCAAG GCCTCATTATAATCTAAATCTGCTGAGCATCTCTGTCAGTGGCCAAGTTTTGCCAATTGATTCTGCTATTTTTGCTACATCAAACAATAGAGGTACCATTATTGATTCTGGAACAACTTTGGCATACATTGCAGAAGAGGCTTACAATCCCTTTATCAATGCG ATTACCGCTGCTATTCCACAATCTGTGCGCACTGTTTTTTCCAGAGGAAATCAGTGTTACTTAGTTACCACCAG CCTTGACATGTTTCCTCAAGTAAGTCTGAACTTTGCCGGTGGTGCGTCTCTCGTTTTAGGACCACAGGACTACCTTATAAAGCAGAACTATATT GGAGATGGATCAGTTTGGTGTATTGGCTTTCAGAAAATCCCAGGTCAAGATGTAACAATTCTAGGAG GAAGAGTTAAAGAAGCATATGGTAGAGGAGGAAGGCAGCTCACATGA